agcgACTCGGATTCGGAGCCAGAGTTCTCCTCCCTGTCTCCCTCCATCCCGAGTGCCATTCCTGTGACTGGAGAGTCCTACTGCAACTGTGAGAACCAGAGTGAAGCTCCCTACTGCTCCAGCCTGCACGCCCTGCACCGTGTCCGTGACTGCCGCTGCGGCGAGGAGGACGAGTGtaaggggctggggatggggggaCAATGCGGCCTCTGccgggttttggggtgtccccagtgagctgcagcaggtCTGGATAGCACAGTCCTGTTCAGCACAGCCTGAGTTcccaagcagctcccagctgcaggctACCTTAGCAAGCTTAGGTGGTTATCAGCTCATTTTGTCATTTCAGCTCTTCGCTTGCTGTGTGACTTAGGCAgatgcagggagagagaggagaaggctgtgtGAGGTTCCACAGTGATGTCTTTATTGAATCTTCTGTGAAGGTTCTGAGGGACAGCtcttctgctgagctgggcaaAAGTAGCCCTTTATATAGGGTACAGGGGTTGTAGAAATTGTCCAATAGTAAGGGTCAAAGGAAAGTGACCTATAGTTttacagagagataagcaaATGCCTGGAGGTGGGAGAGGGGCTTCTAAGGTCCAGTCATCATGACTAGGCATTTCCTATTTAGGCTGCTGAATGCCATGGTGGCATTGCAGGCCCTGGACCTGCTACAGGGGGTCCCCTGCAGTGTCCTGTTCCTGTCCCAGCATCCCTTTGTTTACATCCTGAGGCACAGGAGGATTaccagcccctgcctgctgtcGTGTTTCAGGCTCAGGGCTGATGCTGGCACGGCATCAGCGCTCACCCCTGGGACCTGCTTTCCAATCCAGCTTAGGCCGCAGtgaaacacagccctgcttAGGGCCCTCCTGatccctgcaggggctggcagggtgcctggctcagagcacagggtgggcttgggctgggggagagcctgtggcagggcagagccacccCTTGATCCCAGGAGGAGTGTGGGGAGAAGGGAGGCTCTGCCCGTGTCAGCCAAAATTTGGCCTGGTGAATGCTGACATTGGAGCACTGATCCATCCCCTGGTGGGACACTGCAGAGTAGTTCAGGCCTCAAGCAGTCCTCTGATGTGCACAGCTTAAGATTTATCCTCTTAAAGAATaagagaaatagaaacaaaCCCACTAACAGGCCTTCAAAACAAACATCTACCTGTGCTTTGGCTTGGGGCTCATTCCCTGAGGGTCTTTGCCCATCCTTGTCCCCTCTGTGCTTCCTCAACAGATTTTGACTGGGTGTGGGATGACCTGAACAAGTCAACGGCCACGCTGCTGACGTGTGACAACCGCAAGGTGAACTTCCACATGGAGTACAGCTGTGGCACGGCCGCCATCCGCGGCAacaaggagctggcagagggccAGCACTTCTGGGAGATCAAGATGACCTCCCCGGTGTATGGCACTGACATGGTACGTGTGGGGCACGCAGAAATGCCCAGGAGTTtggacaggagctggcaggatgAGGTTCCACCATGGCAGATGAGGTTTGAGGCTGTCTGGAAGTGCACAAGTCCATGGGGAGCTGATGAGATGCATCTCTGGGATCTGAGGGATTGGTGGATGAAGTGGCTTAGCCACTCTCTGTCAtactggagaagctgtggcagcctggTGAAGTTCCCAGtgactggaaaagaggaaacataACCCCCATTTTAACAAAGGGAAATAAGGAAGATCTAGGGAAGTACAGGCTGACCAGTGTCACCTCTGGGCCTGGCAAACATGGAGCAGATCCTTTTGGAAGCTATGCAAAGGCACATGGAAAGAGTGGATGTGATTGATGGCATCCATCATGTCTGAGGGATTCAGTGGCCTTCTGTGATGGGCTTGCAGTGTTTGTGGAGGGGGGAAGAGGAACTGATCTCATCCACCTGAACTTGTGCAAAGCATTTGTTGCTGCCTTGCATGGCATCCTTGTCTCTAACCTGGAGAGACATGGATTTGACAGAGGAACCACTTGGTGGGTATGGAATTGTCTGGATGATCACATGCAAAGAGTTGGGAGTTGACAGAGACCAGTGACGAGTGACATTGCTcgggggctggcactgggagcagatGTTTCACATCTCTGCTGGGGACATGGACAGTGGGATCAGGGCACCCTTGGCCAGACTGGAGGTGACACCCAGCTGTGTGGGGAGGTGACACCTGGAGGagagggatggggcatccagaGAGATCTGGACAGCCTGGAGAGGTGGGGCCATGGGAAAAAAGTTGAACAAGGCCCAAGAGCcagtgctgcacctgggtcagggcaatcccaagcaccagtccaggctgggcagggattggagggagagcagccctgggagaaggaCATGGAGTCTTGGAGGATAAGAACTGTACATGGCCTGGCCATGAGGACCCAGAACCCCCCTGGAATGGGCTGAGCCCCcactgtgggcagcaggagggagggattCTGTCCCCTcagctgagaccccacctgcagagctgccttcacatctggggcccagcacaggaaggacctggagctgctggagagagtccagggGATTCCATGGAgatgccccagggctggagcccctctgctctggagccaggctgggagagctgggggtgctcacctggacaggagaaggctccagggacacctcagagccccttgcagggcctgaaggggctccaggagagctgcagagggactggggacaaggcatggagggacaggacacagggaatggctttacactgccagagggcagggctggatgggatattgggaattaggaattgttcccctggatccctggcagtgcccaaggccaggctgggcagggcttggagcaccctgggatggtggaaggtgtccctgccatggcagaggtgggaTGAGATGCACTTTACAGTCCCTTaaaactcaaaccattctgtgactctgtgaacAGGACAGGGACCCTCTCCAGCATTTTACCTGTGCCTCCTCACTTAGGAAAGGAAATCAGAGCTGGGAACCTTCAGTTCCACCCTGAAACCTCCAACTTGGCTTCACCAACCCCTCTGGGTGTTTTGGGCTGAGCCAAGAACTGGAGGTGGAATCTTGGTTGTGTCTTGTTGCTTGAAAAGACACTGAGCTTGTGTTCTGCTTTGCCTGGCAGATGGTGGGGATTGGGACGTCGGACGTGAACCTGGACAAGTACCGGCACACcttctgcagcctgctgggcaAGGACGAGGACAGCTGGGGCCTCTCCTACACAGGTAACACGGCCAGGGTGGCTGGGtgggcagcagtggcacaggaggtGCCACCAGGCCTGTGAATCCCTTTGTTAAGGacaccagagcagctgctggcagctcgcagcccttggagcatctctcctggcccactgtcacagacatcttttatgaaaaatcctttccttaggattttttctcctgagaagctgggaggcctcagaaacaaaacattgattatctgctgctgtggtatgcaacaggtggatctgggattggtctcatgtggttgtttctaattaatggccaatcacagtccagctgtctggactgtcttggtcagtcacaagcttttgttatcattctttttctattcttagccagccttctgatgaaatcctttcttccattcttttagtatagctttaatataatatatatcataaagtaataaatcagccttctgaaacatggagttaacattctcatttcttccctcatcctaagacccctgtgaacaccatcacagccCACTTTTTGCAGAGCCCTTAGACCTGGTGTggggccctgccagggcaccaGGGTACTACTGTCACATCAGCACTTTGGGGtttcagtgctgctccctgtgctctggagtTGTAAAACCTCACTTTTGCCTTTCCACCAGCCACCCTGGGATGGGAGGGCAGGGGTCAGAAATGCAGGGATGTTTTTGGCACTGAGCGAGGCTGTACCAGCAGCATGGGAGTTGGGATGAATTTCTGGAGTGcaggttttccatttttttgggTGTGTTTTCAGGACTGCTGCACCACAAGGGGGACAAAACAAACTTCTCCTCGAGGTTTGGCCAAGGCTCCATTATTGGGGTGCATTTGGACACGTGGCACGGGACACTCACGTTCTTCAAGAACCGCAAGTGCATAGGTGAGagccagggatggggtgggagcAACTCGAgtctggctgcagcagaaaacACTGGGAAAGCAGAAGACCAGGGTGTGAAGCGAGTGGGAGGAAGATCACTTTGTTTGTTGTTGAATAGATGGGGATTTTGGAAAGCTTTTCCCAACAGCTTTGCAGTTAATGGGTTTGGGGTAGGTGGGAGGGGGGAGATCCCTGTGTCTAAGCTAACATGccctccctggtgctgtgccctggcaggggtggcagccACAAAGCTGCAGAACAAGAAGTTTTACCCCATGGTGTGCTCGACGGCGGCCAAGAGCAGCATGAAGGTGATCCGGTCCTGCGCCAGCCGCACGTCCCTGCAGTACCTGTGCTGCTTCCGCCTGCGCCAGCTCCTGCCCGACTACGTGGACACGCTGgaggtgctgcccctgcccccagGACTCAAGCAGGTGCTGCACAACAAACTGGGCTGGGTCTTGAGCATGAACTATAGCACGTCGaagccttcctcctcctcatcctcggGGAGTGACTCG
Above is a window of Molothrus ater isolate BHLD 08-10-18 breed brown headed cowbird chromosome 16, BPBGC_Mater_1.1, whole genome shotgun sequence DNA encoding:
- the SPSB3 gene encoding SPRY domain-containing SOCS box protein 3 isoform X1, giving the protein MARRPRSSRAWRFVLSGVRREADGRAGARGWGYDSDGQQHSDSDSEPEFSSLSPSIPSAIPVTGESYCNCENQSEAPYCSSLHALHRVRDCRCGEEDEYFDWVWDDLNKSTATLLTCDNRKVNFHMEYSCGTAAIRGNKELAEGQHFWEIKMTSPVYGTDMMVGIGTSDVNLDKYRHTFCSLLGKDEDSWGLSYTGLLHHKGDKTNFSSRFGQGSIIGVHLDTWHGTLTFFKNRKCIGVAATKLQNKKFYPMVCSTAAKSSMKVIRSCASRTSLQYLCCFRLRQLLPDYVDTLEVLPLPPGLKQVLHNKLGWVLSMNYSTSKPSSSSSSGSDSDSSCSSDAEACQRKRCRRT
- the SPSB3 gene encoding SPRY domain-containing SOCS box protein 3 isoform X2 translates to MARRPRSSRAWRFVLSGVRREADGRAGARGWGYDSDGQHSDSDSEPEFSSLSPSIPSAIPVTGESYCNCENQSEAPYCSSLHALHRVRDCRCGEEDEYFDWVWDDLNKSTATLLTCDNRKVNFHMEYSCGTAAIRGNKELAEGQHFWEIKMTSPVYGTDMMVGIGTSDVNLDKYRHTFCSLLGKDEDSWGLSYTGLLHHKGDKTNFSSRFGQGSIIGVHLDTWHGTLTFFKNRKCIGVAATKLQNKKFYPMVCSTAAKSSMKVIRSCASRTSLQYLCCFRLRQLLPDYVDTLEVLPLPPGLKQVLHNKLGWVLSMNYSTSKPSSSSSSGSDSDSSCSSDAEACQRKRCRRT